A portion of the Panulirus ornatus isolate Po-2019 chromosome 43, ASM3632096v1, whole genome shotgun sequence genome contains these proteins:
- the LOC139762576 gene encoding TWiK family of potassium channels protein 18-like — protein MGVERGRASQRSHGVASQRSYGTSSSSSQSSRARCKNCCRKFVSFMCTQVGVGGLVVSYAIMGAFAFIAIECKEEYWMTNRTIGIHNNTIRRLWNVTEHLNILYKDQWYEDVNVTLYEFQEKIVEVVKGGYDGRSHLEVWNFPASLMFCLSVFTMIGYGHMTPKTEWGKIATIMYAVLGIPLYIVYFMNMGRVFAKSFKFLYRVMYRCVNRNKTKTLEETELSEEQGEEEAIIVPSTACIWVMIFYMTTGTIMFAEWENWSYLNSCYFSFTSLAKIGIGDFVPGFGNGGFGEATKDSQTKLIINFMYLLIGMGIIAMCYTLMKEEIMLKLRMLKQDIKEKLLFCGLKLGLYQEEHTYPEHRQTIHPRTRSVRKSVRRR, from the coding sequence ATGGGCGTGGAGCGTGGGCGTGCGTCTCAGCGGTCGCACGGAGTCGCATCCCAACGCTCTTATGGAACGTCCTCGTCCTCTTCCCAGAGCTCCAGGGCGCGATGCAAGAACTGCTGTCGAAAATTCGTGTCCTTCATGTGTACACAAGTAGGCGTGGGTGGCCTGGTCGTGTCATACGCTATCATGGGCGCCTTCGCCTTCATTGCCATTGAATGCAAGGAAGAGTACTGGATGACAAACCGCACGATAGGGATCCACAATAACACCATCCGTAGGTTGTGGAACGTTACGGAACACCTCAATATACTTTACAAGGACCAATGGTACGAAGACGTCAACGTCACGCTCTACGAGTTCCAAGAAAAAATCGTAGAAGTGGTGAAGGGCGGGTATGACGGTCGGTCCCATCTGGAGGTGTGGAACTTTCCAGCATCGCTGATGTTCTGCCTGAGCGTCTTTACCATGATTGGGTACGGGCATATGACGCCCAAGACCGAGTGGGGCAAGATCGCCACCATTATGTACGCCGTCCTCGGTATCCCACTTTACATCGTCTACTTCATGAACATGGGTCGAGTTTTCGCCAAGTCTTTCAAGTTCCTCTACCGGGTTATGTACCGATGCGTCAACAGGAATAAGACCAAGACGCTGGAGGAGACGGAATTAAGCGAGGAGCAGGGCGAGGAAGAGGCCATTATCGTGCCTTCTACCGCCTGCATCTGGGTCATGATCTTCTACATGACCACCGGCACCATCATGTTCGCCGAGTGGGAGAACTGGTCTTACCTCAACTCCTGCTACTTCTCCTTCACTTCCCTCGCCAAAATTGGCATCGGAGACTTTGTGCCGGGCTTTGGGAACGGTGGCTTCGGGGAGGCCACGAAGGACAGCCAGACCAAACTAATCATTAACTTCATGTACCTCCTGATAGGCATGGGGATCATAGCTATGTGCTACACTCTGATGAAGGAGGAGATCATGCTTAAGCTGAGGATGCTCAAACAAGACATTAAAGAAAAACTGTTATTTTGTGGCTTGAAACTGGGTCTGTACCAGGAGGAACACACATATCCTGAACATCGCCAGACCATCCACCCGCGCACCAGATCTGTTCGGAAATCTGTGCGTCGACGGTAG